From Gallus gallus isolate bGalGal1 chromosome 14, bGalGal1.mat.broiler.GRCg7b, whole genome shotgun sequence, one genomic window encodes:
- the LOC121106818 gene encoding zinc finger CCCH domain-containing protein 11A-like isoform X2: MSQRGVDCYFYFYSTCTKGDSCPFRHCEAALGSEQVCRLWVEGRCSSGNCKFRHMRIDKKRSEIPCYWEDQPGGCQKAHCAFLHLKERGGNGLAVPPSQKADASGLPPKSGLAGSLGKKPGKAPKRVDIPTSSHGPAGKKRKRSEEEEGKVKELPCKKRVKGGRKEAVKPIDWKTTFPPKQKRKRKAAEMHPSAAEDTDEPPAKKLPTAIVPALPGDSLVTIPAVETPPSSLELLPGSQADSVAQSEVSSAPSYSSQDAAETQQLSCAEAGEALVSEEDDLEQFLMEITGELEGEIEVDAEKDVDELLLELSDIIDSVTP; this comes from the exons ATGTCTCAGCGAGGAGTCGACTGCTACTTCTATTTCTACTCCACCTGCACGAAG GGAGACAGCTGTCCCTTCCGCCACTGTGAAGCGGCTCTGGGGAGCGAACAAGTGTGCCGGCTGTGGGTGGAGGGTCGCTGTTCCAGTGGCAACTGCAAGTTCAGGCACATGAGAATTGAT aagaagCGCAGTGAGATTCCGTGCTATTGGGAGGATCAACCAGGAGGCTGTCAGAAAGCCCACTGCGCCTTTCTCCACTTGAAGGAACGCGGTGGGAACGGACTGGCCGTACCACCAAGCCAAA AAGCTGACGCCAGTGGCCTTCCTCCGAAGAGCGGCCTTGCAGGAAGTCTGGGCAAGAAGCCTGGGAAGGCACCAAAGAGAG TTGACATCCCAACTTCCTCCCATGGCCCGGCTGGAAAAAAACGCAAGCGatctgaggaggaggagggaaaagtaAAAGAATTGCCCTGCAAGAAACGAGTCAAGG GTGGACGCAAGGAGGCCGTGAAGCCTATTGATTGGAAAACCACCTTCCCCCCCAAGCAGAAACGGAAAcgaaaagcagcagagatgcatcCATCTGCTGCTGAGGACACAGATGAGCCCCCAGCTAAAAAACTACCTACG GCCATCGTTCCAGCCCTGCCCGGGGACAGCCTGGTGACCATTCCTGCAGTCGAAACACCTCCAAGCAG CCTGGAACTGCTTCCAGGAAGCCAGGCGGACTCCGTGGCACAGTCGGAGGTCTCAAGTGCACCATCCTATTCCTCACAAGACGCAGCTGAgacacagcagctgagctgcgcAGAGGCGGGGGAAGCACTCGTCTCTGAAGAGGACGATCTCGAGCAGTTCCTGATGGAGATCACAGGAGAACTGGAAGGAGAAATTGAGGTGGACGCTGAGAAGGATGTGGACGAGCTCCTTCTGGAACTGTCTGACATCATTGACAGTGTAACACCATAG
- the LOC121106818 gene encoding zinc finger CCCH domain-containing protein 11A-like isoform X1, translated as MGTFQAVLLFSRVVSFCVQGDSCPFRHCEAALGSEQVCRLWVEGRCSSGNCKFRHMRIDKKRSEIPCYWEDQPGGCQKAHCAFLHLKERGGNGLAVPPSQKADASGLPPKSGLAGSLGKKPGKAPKRVDIPTSSHGPAGKKRKRSEEEEGKVKELPCKKRVKGGRKEAVKPIDWKTTFPPKQKRKRKAAEMHPSAAEDTDEPPAKKLPTAIVPALPGDSLVTIPAVETPPSSLELLPGSQADSVAQSEVSSAPSYSSQDAAETQQLSCAEAGEALVSEEDDLEQFLMEITGELEGEIEVDAEKDVDELLLELSDIIDSVTP; from the exons ATGGGCACGTTTCAGGCCGTACTCTTATTTTCCCGTGTGGTTTCCTTTTGCGTGCAGGGAGACAGCTGTCCCTTCCGCCACTGTGAAGCGGCTCTGGGGAGCGAACAAGTGTGCCGGCTGTGGGTGGAGGGTCGCTGTTCCAGTGGCAACTGCAAGTTCAGGCACATGAGAATTGAT aagaagCGCAGTGAGATTCCGTGCTATTGGGAGGATCAACCAGGAGGCTGTCAGAAAGCCCACTGCGCCTTTCTCCACTTGAAGGAACGCGGTGGGAACGGACTGGCCGTACCACCAAGCCAAA AAGCTGACGCCAGTGGCCTTCCTCCGAAGAGCGGCCTTGCAGGAAGTCTGGGCAAGAAGCCTGGGAAGGCACCAAAGAGAG TTGACATCCCAACTTCCTCCCATGGCCCGGCTGGAAAAAAACGCAAGCGatctgaggaggaggagggaaaagtaAAAGAATTGCCCTGCAAGAAACGAGTCAAGG GTGGACGCAAGGAGGCCGTGAAGCCTATTGATTGGAAAACCACCTTCCCCCCCAAGCAGAAACGGAAAcgaaaagcagcagagatgcatcCATCTGCTGCTGAGGACACAGATGAGCCCCCAGCTAAAAAACTACCTACG GCCATCGTTCCAGCCCTGCCCGGGGACAGCCTGGTGACCATTCCTGCAGTCGAAACACCTCCAAGCAG CCTGGAACTGCTTCCAGGAAGCCAGGCGGACTCCGTGGCACAGTCGGAGGTCTCAAGTGCACCATCCTATTCCTCACAAGACGCAGCTGAgacacagcagctgagctgcgcAGAGGCGGGGGAAGCACTCGTCTCTGAAGAGGACGATCTCGAGCAGTTCCTGATGGAGATCACAGGAGAACTGGAAGGAGAAATTGAGGTGGACGCTGAGAAGGATGTGGACGAGCTCCTTCTGGAACTGTCTGACATCATTGACAGTGTAACACCATAG